Proteins co-encoded in one Plasmodium coatneyi strain Hackeri chromosome 7, complete sequence genomic window:
- a CDS encoding Phosphatidylinositol N-acetylglucosaminyltransferase domain containing protein, giving the protein MDGTTKSGTRKRKWRKILYEDQGYQDNYVHSSFMSSLLTNFGIKYKYSHVCHSMLCVNHQIIVVLFLLLAYHYIDKNIASNRLIYATNITIIILKEVLIYQVHKSIKYSFKNILDTIIIIGIIWILSPVLISLTQTHSDDTVYLVSILLLLIHLMFHNYGFIYEKNENIDIFDSTSLSCAVIASVILGSRLASIVQIFSFLFFSSILFFYAPFIVQTIALKNIRYYNYVLFPLMFLILSLCIRSISAILFYLNLLGHIFLIFVIPAFFVRKHNMKTKLEGPWDICAFPSTTNKNAQG; this is encoded by the exons ATGGATGGGACTACCAAAAGTGGAACG cggaaaaggaaatggcGAAAAATACTATATGAAGACCAGGGGTACCAGGACAACTATGTTCACAGCAGTTTTATGAGCTCCCTCTTGACAAACT TCGGGATTAAGTACAAGTATTCCCACGTCTGCCACAGCATGCTGTGCGTGAATCACCAAATAATCGTCGTGCTGTTTCTCCTTCTGGCGTACCACTACATCGACAAAAATATAGCGTCGAACAG GCTAATATACGCAACCAACATCACCATCATAATACTCAAGGAGGTGCTAATTTACCAAGTCCATAAATCGATCAAAT ACTCCTTTAAGAATATTTTAGACACCATAATTATTATTGGAATTATATgg ATTCTATCCCCCGTGTTAATTAGCCTAACCCAAACGCACAGCGACGACACCGTGTACTTGGTTTCCATAC TGCTGCTCCTCATTCATCTTATGTTCCACAACTACGGATTTATTTACGA gaaaaacgaaaatatAGATATATTCGATTCGACTTCCCTAAGTTGTGCCGTCATCGCAAGCGTCATACTGGGATCCCGCCTCGCATCCATCGTGCAG atattttccttcctctttttttcctccat ACTTTTTTTCTACGCGCCCTTCATCGTTCAAACAATAGCC TTAAAAAACATCCGTTACTACAACTACGTCTTGTTCCCCCTGATGTTCCTAATTCTATCCCTCTGCATAAGAAGCATTTCCGCCATACTGTTTTACTTAAACTTACTCGG gcacattttcctcatttttgtcatTCCCGCGTTTTTCGTAAGAAAGCACAATATGAAAAC CAAACTCGAGGGACCATGGGACATTTGCGCCTTCCCGTCAACAACAAATAAAAACGCACAAGGGTAA